The following are encoded in a window of Lactobacillus panisapium genomic DNA:
- a CDS encoding PTS sugar transporter subunit IIB: MKKILVACGAGVVTSTSAMNKLQEELANRGIAQDEYTLGQSSVAQIESLAGDYDLVITTTQYDNDAVKIPVINGLPLLTNIGIDQVIDEVIDKLDL, encoded by the coding sequence ATGAAAAAGATTTTAGTTGCATGTGGAGCTGGTGTTGTTACTAGCACATCAGCAATGAATAAGCTGCAAGAAGAACTAGCTAACAGGGGAATAGCGCAAGATGAATATACTTTAGGGCAATCTTCTGTGGCTCAGATTGAATCATTAGCTGGGGACTACGATTTAGTTATTACGACGACGCAATATGATAATGATGCGGTTAAAATTCCCGTCATTAATGGTTTGCCGCTTTTAACCAATATTGGGATTGACCAAGTTATTGATGAAGTAATTGATAAGTTAGATTTATAA
- a CDS encoding PTS sugar transporter subunit IIA, whose amino-acid sequence MELLSSDLVFAHLKVNNATEALHFLAGQLKKQGKVKVDFEQAVLKREQIHPTGLPSGKIAVAIPHTDVQYVKEAAITFATLARPVAFHNMAVTAETVNVQIIVMLALKNPHSQVKILQKLMALFQDQELLQRLEKMTDQQKLYEAVSEYIK is encoded by the coding sequence ATGGAACTTTTAAGTTCAGATTTAGTTTTTGCGCATCTTAAAGTAAATAATGCTACTGAAGCCCTTCATTTTCTGGCGGGTCAGCTAAAAAAACAAGGAAAGGTTAAGGTCGATTTCGAGCAAGCAGTTCTTAAGCGCGAGCAGATTCATCCAACAGGTCTGCCAAGTGGCAAGATTGCAGTTGCGATTCCCCATACTGATGTTCAGTATGTTAAAGAGGCGGCAATTACGTTTGCGACGCTGGCAAGACCGGTAGCCTTTCATAATATGGCGGTTACTGCCGAAACGGTCAATGTTCAGATTATTGTTATGCTGGCGCTAAAAAATCCGCATAGTCAGGTTAAAATACTGCAAAAATTAATGGCATTGTTTCAAGACCAAGAACTTTTACAGCGGTTAGAGAAAATGACGGATCAGCAGAAACTATACGAAGCTGTATCTGAATATATTAAGTAA
- a CDS encoding C40 family peptidase, translating into MKIKSNLVKFTAAAALTITGLGVANATNSNSTAHQVAAATTKVKINYVPGYGINIWDNYNNPSFTGNRIKHGEVVDVISSAIDAKGKTWYEIGENQWIQARYTVDANDDNAAKKASQAGMVGKNVTSSSKQAAKVVNLANAEVGKAYAWGGNTPNGFDCSGLAQYVFSKAAGKEISRTTYSQIKQGKTVSLKNLKPGDLLFWGSASSPYHVGIYVGDNQYVHAATPAQGVVKDSISSYFYPSVAKRVLN; encoded by the coding sequence TTGAAGATTAAGAGTAATTTGGTAAAATTTACTGCTGCAGCTGCTTTAACCATTACTGGCTTAGGGGTTGCAAACGCTACTAATTCAAATTCCACGGCTCACCAAGTTGCAGCTGCAACTACTAAAGTTAAAATTAATTATGTTCCTGGCTATGGTATCAACATTTGGGACAATTATAATAATCCTAGCTTCACAGGAAATAGAATTAAGCATGGTGAAGTTGTTGATGTTATCAGTTCAGCAATTGATGCAAAGGGCAAAACTTGGTATGAAATTGGTGAAAATCAATGGATTCAGGCCCGTTACACGGTAGATGCAAATGATGACAATGCTGCTAAAAAAGCAAGCCAAGCAGGTATGGTCGGCAAAAATGTTACATCTTCTTCAAAACAAGCTGCTAAAGTTGTTAATTTGGCTAACGCAGAAGTCGGCAAGGCTTATGCATGGGGTGGTAATACGCCTAATGGATTTGATTGCTCAGGCTTAGCACAATATGTCTTCAGCAAGGCTGCCGGTAAGGAAATTTCCCGCACCACTTACTCACAAATTAAACAAGGAAAGACTGTTTCCCTTAAGAACTTAAAACCAGGTGATTTATTGTTCTGGGGTTCTGCATCTTCTCCTTATCATGTAGGCATTTACGTGGGCGATAATCAATATGTTCATGCTGCAACCCCTGCACAAGGTGTTGTTAAAGACAGTATTAGTTCATATTTTTATCCTTCAGTTGCCAAACGTGTTCTCAACTAG
- a CDS encoding BglG family transcription antiterminator, with protein MAKAPGFVSLKEILTTFKISRRTAFNWLKTINQQLQAQKLDQVVNIPRYGYKLTDRTKKSLTQKIAKVSSPQMGHETILNAHERQTEIILLLLDQEHYLSINQLAKMFHCSRNTIIKDFKALKRHFPALKIGSSRLGHRIISDENSIRLTVYELLLRQDKLVYAFINRLNYSFSQAKELVIKAQQQLHMSFSENSLQQLTYLLLFTKWRITHNQTIDRSENWQWIAQNTKDVLPTCTKLLGKLGGNKELKGEIVFLSKIFLCSQATEVDCINKNLYHDINNIAQEIIFRYEQLTEQQISYRVFTKTLCNHLYATFFRVKFGIPFSSSEVDEIKWQYPVLIKFTAIACAPLEHYLQKKLPSEEVALICLYFGSVNNREYREFTESDKLKRALLAEVLVVCSSGIGTSAMLYHELSKTYPLIKFSLPLEIRDLAKIFQHNYQAKLIISTTILPKGKYPIPAVKVKAVLTKHDQTIIDSFLRQEVPRKLEHNASAVNSLVSIINEYADVKDEKGLRLSLDKFIFPGLQKNNKADLPTLSNLLPAKHIKVLRKKDQLKWQTVLKWGCNLLEQDEIIDQFYFEKIVQLINRYGPYMLIANNIFLAHAAPSNSNKKVGLSLILLDQPLEICSRGESAWVTCMFVLSPGKEKEHEKALEQLVDIVRNQENINRLLKAKSPQEVRQFLLSFY; from the coding sequence TTGGCAAAGGCACCTGGGTTTGTCAGTTTGAAAGAAATCTTAACCACTTTTAAAATCTCACGACGGACAGCTTTTAATTGGTTGAAAACAATTAATCAGCAGCTTCAAGCGCAAAAATTAGATCAAGTAGTTAATATTCCGCGTTACGGCTATAAACTAACTGACCGGACTAAGAAAAGTCTTACGCAAAAAATTGCGAAGGTGTCATCGCCGCAGATGGGTCATGAAACTATTTTAAATGCGCATGAGCGGCAAACTGAGATAATTTTGTTACTGCTGGATCAAGAGCATTACCTGTCAATTAATCAATTAGCTAAGATGTTTCATTGCTCTCGCAATACCATTATTAAGGACTTTAAGGCTCTCAAACGGCATTTTCCGGCACTAAAAATCGGTAGTTCGCGTTTAGGACACCGTATTATTAGTGATGAAAACTCTATTCGGCTGACAGTTTATGAATTATTATTGCGACAAGACAAACTCGTTTATGCTTTTATCAATCGTTTAAACTATTCATTTTCTCAAGCCAAGGAATTGGTTATCAAGGCGCAGCAACAACTGCATATGAGCTTTTCTGAAAATTCGCTGCAGCAACTAACGTACCTGTTGTTGTTTACTAAGTGGCGGATTACGCACAATCAAACTATTGATAGAAGTGAAAACTGGCAGTGGATAGCTCAAAATACTAAAGATGTGTTGCCTACCTGTACCAAATTACTTGGTAAACTTGGTGGCAATAAGGAGTTAAAAGGAGAAATTGTTTTTCTCAGTAAAATTTTCTTGTGCTCCCAGGCAACAGAAGTTGATTGTATTAATAAAAATTTGTACCACGATATTAATAATATTGCTCAGGAAATAATCTTTCGCTACGAACAATTAACTGAACAGCAAATTTCGTACCGCGTGTTTACTAAGACTTTGTGTAATCATCTCTATGCAACCTTTTTCCGGGTAAAATTCGGTATTCCGTTTTCTTCCAGTGAGGTTGATGAGATTAAGTGGCAGTATCCCGTGTTAATCAAATTTACGGCAATTGCTTGTGCTCCGTTAGAGCATTATTTACAGAAAAAATTACCTAGTGAAGAAGTTGCCTTGATTTGTCTTTATTTTGGTTCGGTCAATAATCGGGAATACCGGGAATTTACGGAAAGTGATAAGTTAAAACGGGCATTGCTCGCCGAAGTTTTAGTGGTTTGCTCGAGCGGGATTGGGACGTCAGCGATGCTATACCACGAGCTTAGTAAAACTTATCCGCTAATCAAGTTTTCTTTACCGCTAGAAATTCGCGATTTGGCTAAAATTTTCCAACATAATTATCAGGCCAAACTGATTATTAGTACCACGATTTTGCCTAAGGGCAAATATCCCATTCCAGCCGTAAAGGTCAAAGCCGTTTTAACTAAGCATGACCAGACAATTATTGACAGTTTTTTGCGCCAGGAAGTACCACGTAAACTTGAGCATAATGCTAGCGCAGTAAACAGCTTGGTTTCCATTATTAATGAATATGCAGATGTAAAAGATGAAAAGGGCTTACGGCTTAGCTTGGATAAATTTATTTTTCCGGGTTTACAAAAAAATAATAAAGCAGACTTGCCTACGCTGAGCAATCTTTTACCGGCTAAACACATTAAAGTTTTGCGGAAAAAAGATCAACTCAAATGGCAGACGGTTTTAAAATGGGGGTGTAATTTACTTGAACAAGACGAAATCATCGACCAATTTTATTTTGAAAAAATTGTTCAATTGATTAATCGTTATGGTCCGTATATGTTGATTGCCAATAACATTTTTTTGGCCCACGCAGCCCCAAGTAATAGTAATAAGAAAGTTGGCTTGTCATTAATCTTACTCGATCAGCCATTAGAAATTTGTTCACGTGGGGAATCTGCCTGGGTAACATGCATGTTTGTCCTTTCACCGGGAAAAGAAAAAGAGCACGAAAAAGCACTTGAACAACTTGTAGACATTGTAAGAAACCAGGAAAACATTAATCGTCTATTGAAGGCTAAGTCACCGCAGGAAGTGCGCCAATTCTTATTATCGTTTTACTAA
- the hflX gene encoding GTPase HflX — protein MIDNTPHKTKAYIAGVNLNDPNFDYYLAELANLAEAANMEVVGQSRQNLEHVVAGTYFGLGKINEIKDMARSLRAKVLILNDELTPVQIRNLEKMTKLRIIDRTELILEIFSSRARTKQAKLQVQLARLEYELPRLHPSENNLDQQRGGGFANRGAGESKLELNRRTIGKQIAVIKKELKEIAGQEEIKAKRRNQNHIPKVALVGYTNAGKSTTMNGLLAEYTKENGEKQVFVKDMLFATLDTNVRRIELNNNFSFILSDTVGFISKLPHNLIESFKATLQEVKDADLLINVVDASDPNMIQMIRTTQNVLTEIGVKNTPMITAYNKADKSERHYPQIEGSGILYSAIDPESIKLLANLITKRVFANYQQVNLLLPLSAGKPLADLHENAQIIAENYRADGVHITARLAPEKQQQFQNYII, from the coding sequence ATGATCGATAACACACCTCATAAAACCAAAGCTTATATTGCTGGCGTTAACTTAAATGACCCTAATTTTGATTACTATCTGGCTGAACTGGCTAACTTAGCAGAAGCAGCCAATATGGAAGTAGTTGGCCAATCACGGCAAAACCTGGAACATGTTGTTGCTGGCACCTACTTTGGTCTCGGTAAAATAAACGAAATTAAGGATATGGCCCGGAGCTTAAGGGCGAAAGTTCTTATTTTAAATGATGAATTAACTCCCGTCCAAATCCGTAATTTAGAAAAAATGACTAAGTTGCGGATTATTGATCGGACAGAATTAATCTTGGAGATCTTTTCAAGTCGGGCGCGAACCAAACAAGCTAAATTGCAAGTTCAGCTTGCAAGGCTAGAATACGAATTGCCACGTCTGCATCCATCAGAAAATAACCTTGACCAGCAACGCGGCGGTGGCTTTGCTAACCGTGGTGCCGGTGAATCAAAACTAGAATTAAACCGGCGGACAATCGGGAAGCAAATTGCCGTCATTAAAAAAGAGCTGAAGGAAATTGCGGGACAAGAAGAAATTAAGGCCAAAAGACGGAATCAAAACCATATTCCCAAGGTTGCCCTAGTTGGCTATACTAATGCCGGTAAATCAACGACGATGAACGGCTTACTAGCAGAATATACCAAGGAAAACGGCGAAAAGCAGGTTTTTGTTAAGGACATGCTTTTTGCAACCTTGGACACCAATGTCAGACGGATTGAGCTAAACAATAATTTTAGCTTTATCCTATCCGATACAGTCGGTTTTATTTCTAAATTGCCTCATAATCTGATTGAATCATTTAAGGCTACTTTACAAGAAGTTAAGGATGCCGATCTGCTAATTAACGTAGTTGATGCGTCAGATCCAAATATGATTCAAATGATTCGTACTACGCAAAATGTTCTAACTGAGATTGGCGTTAAAAATACTCCGATGATTACGGCTTACAATAAAGCAGATAAGTCTGAACGTCATTATCCGCAAATTGAAGGCAGCGGAATTTTATATTCAGCTATTGATCCAGAATCAATTAAATTGCTGGCCAATTTAATTACTAAACGAGTTTTTGCCAATTACCAACAAGTTAACTTGCTCTTGCCGTTATCGGCTGGCAAGCCGCTGGCCGACTTGCACGAAAATGCTCAAATTATTGCCGAGAATTATCGCGCAGACGGTGTTCATATTACCGCCAGACTAGCACCAGAAAAACAGCAACAGTTTCAAAATTATATAATCTAA
- a CDS encoding PTS galactitol transporter subunit IIC, protein MKPVIDFIMYIVGLGPTVLIPIIMLIFGLCVRVPFTKALRGGLMVGIGFIGLNATVSILTDVMNPAIKNMIQVMHLNLQVIDVGWPSASAIAYGTAVGVSMIPLGIAINILMLVTKTTSTIDVDIWDFWHFAFSGSLVYALTKDIVLSLFLASVNMIVIMVTADRTAPLSEKYLGLPGISIPHGYAGSFVPIAVVFNWLIDKIPGINKIHMDAKDFNKKFGSWGEPTLLGFAIGIIIGILAYGFIPGMTIATKLGKIMLMGVTLSAVMIITPKMAALLLQGVVPVSDAIQSFTQKKFAGKRKIYIGMDTAVGIGSPVVLACATLMIPVALLFAFILPGNQFLPTIGLVGFVFMFPLIVSITHGDFFRSFIIGAINVIIGLWIGTNLAPLITKCARAAHFAIPKGSSLISSIDYGSNPYPWLIVQIAPYKIAAYAIGIVLIIGLCWWNRKKITAEEKAAAANQNKK, encoded by the coding sequence ATGAAACCGGTAATTGATTTCATTATGTACATTGTTGGCTTAGGGCCTACGGTCCTAATTCCAATAATTATGTTAATCTTTGGACTTTGCGTGCGAGTGCCTTTTACTAAAGCGTTACGTGGTGGTTTGATGGTCGGCATTGGCTTTATCGGTCTGAACGCCACCGTTTCAATTTTGACCGATGTAATGAATCCTGCGATTAAAAACATGATTCAAGTAATGCATTTGAACTTGCAGGTAATTGATGTCGGTTGGCCATCAGCCTCAGCGATTGCATACGGCACCGCGGTTGGTGTTAGTATGATTCCCTTGGGAATTGCCATTAACATTCTGATGTTGGTAACGAAAACTACGTCAACCATTGACGTGGATATCTGGGATTTTTGGCATTTTGCCTTTAGTGGCTCGTTAGTTTATGCCTTAACCAAAGATATTGTACTTAGTCTATTTTTAGCCAGTGTTAATATGATTGTAATCATGGTAACTGCTGACAGAACTGCACCATTATCGGAAAAATACTTGGGCTTACCGGGAATTTCCATTCCCCACGGCTATGCTGGTTCGTTTGTGCCAATTGCAGTTGTTTTTAACTGGTTAATTGATAAGATTCCGGGTATCAATAAAATCCATATGGATGCCAAGGATTTCAATAAGAAATTTGGCTCATGGGGTGAACCTACATTGCTGGGTTTTGCTATCGGCATTATCATTGGCATTCTTGCTTATGGCTTTATTCCAGGGATGACCATTGCAACTAAGTTGGGCAAAATTATGTTAATGGGCGTTACTTTGTCAGCGGTGATGATTATTACACCAAAGATGGCTGCCTTGCTTTTGCAAGGAGTTGTTCCCGTATCTGATGCAATTCAGTCATTTACCCAGAAAAAATTTGCCGGTAAAAGAAAGATTTACATTGGAATGGACACTGCTGTCGGAATTGGTAGTCCAGTCGTCTTAGCCTGTGCCACTTTAATGATTCCAGTAGCATTGTTGTTCGCCTTTATTTTGCCAGGCAACCAGTTTCTACCAACGATTGGATTGGTCGGCTTTGTCTTCATGTTTCCACTGATAGTTTCAATCACCCATGGAGATTTCTTTAGATCATTTATTATCGGGGCCATTAATGTCATTATTGGTCTTTGGATCGGGACTAATTTGGCACCATTAATAACCAAGTGTGCCCGTGCAGCCCACTTTGCCATCCCAAAGGGTTCATCCCTCATTTCAAGTATTGATTATGGTTCTAACCCATATCCTTGGTTAATTGTTCAAATCGCACCTTATAAAATTGCGGCGTATGCAATTGGGATTGTGCTAATTATTGGCTTATGCTGGTGGAATCGTAAAAAGATTACTGCAGAAGAAAAGGCAGCAGCTGCTAACCAAAACAAGAAATAG
- a CDS encoding C40 family peptidase → MKRNFLKMGLAAALTLTGVAVVAPQKTVDAATLKAPVKRVQINYLPGKEVKIWTNYQGGQLINFRAKNKSKWNVAETAVDKKGKLWYKIGDNEWIEARYTEDLDDEESANQGATEQIAAKPKKKAKKVKKQKKQPMNQAQAAKPKPNKQETPKPVSATSNNKTPKPAPSKLPTATVPAATGSAAQRAQAVVNLAKSQLGKGYAWGGNGPDNYDCSGLVQSIYNKVAGVQLPRVTTDQVKVGTTVAMDQLQPGDLLYWGSVDAPYHVGIYIGNNQYIHASTPDTGVVLQTLSSYFYPCIAKRVIQ, encoded by the coding sequence ATGAAGCGTAATTTTTTGAAAATGGGTCTTGCGGCAGCTCTCACGTTAACGGGCGTTGCCGTGGTGGCACCACAAAAAACGGTAGATGCGGCAACACTAAAAGCTCCGGTCAAACGTGTTCAAATAAACTATTTACCAGGTAAAGAGGTAAAAATTTGGACAAATTATCAAGGCGGCCAGCTGATTAATTTCCGTGCTAAAAATAAGAGCAAGTGGAATGTTGCTGAAACTGCAGTCGATAAAAAGGGTAAACTTTGGTATAAAATTGGCGACAACGAATGGATCGAGGCACGCTATACCGAGGATTTGGATGATGAAGAATCAGCCAATCAGGGTGCAACCGAGCAGATAGCCGCAAAGCCAAAGAAAAAGGCCAAGAAAGTTAAAAAGCAAAAGAAGCAACCAATGAATCAGGCTCAGGCCGCAAAACCAAAACCGAATAAGCAGGAAACGCCTAAGCCAGTTAGTGCCACAAGTAATAACAAGACACCAAAACCGGCTCCAAGCAAGTTGCCAACTGCAACAGTCCCAGCCGCAACAGGTAGTGCAGCTCAACGTGCGCAAGCCGTTGTTAATTTGGCTAAGTCGCAATTGGGCAAAGGTTATGCCTGGGGTGGTAATGGCCCTGATAATTATGATTGCTCGGGCCTGGTCCAGTCAATTTATAACAAGGTTGCAGGTGTTCAATTGCCACGTGTGACAACTGATCAAGTTAAGGTTGGAACGACCGTTGCCATGGATCAGTTACAGCCAGGTGACCTATTATACTGGGGCTCAGTTGATGCACCGTATCATGTTGGTATTTATATTGGCAATAATCAATATATCCACGCCTCAACGCCAGATACGGGAGTAGTGTTACAAACGCTTAGTTCTTACTTTTATCCGTGCATTGCTAAGCGTGTAATTCAATAA